A stretch of the Sphingobacterium thalpophilum genome encodes the following:
- a CDS encoding SusC/RagA family TonB-linked outer membrane protein, whose amino-acid sequence MINCHFFSNQWKNAFWTGSLCSLVALSPNIGHAEAFAAYGMFFQQEVSVTGIVRDESGTPIAGVTVSVNGTTLATKTDSEGRYKLEKVPSAGTLNFRMVGKQAMDEPVNGRRTIDVRLLSSQSSLDEVIVVGYGKQRKETVTGAVATVKGSDLAQSPALNVSNAMTGRIPGVIATNGSAEPGNDGSTIKIRGTNTLGNSSPLVVIDGVPAREGGIERLNPRDIENISVLKDASAAIYGARAANGVILVTTKRGKTGKPQFSYTFNQGYSQPTVIPKLTDAVQFAEIRNELEIYNLPVDEWSAALTALNSSGSYTKKDGTVLGAPFKPEDVQKYRDGSDPWGHPNTDWYKSTLKDWSPQQRHNLQVNGGTEDVKYLLSLGYQNQDAYYKNSATGYKQYDLRINLDANISQYIKTQFGVLGRQENRNFPTKSAGTIFRMLMRGNPTQPAFWPNGKPGPDIENGENPVVITTNATGYDRDKRYYFQTNGQVDITNPWVEGLKLTLNASVDKYVKNQKTWVTPWTLYSWSGGYEADGKTPLLQPGRRGPADPNLNQSNEDQLNILLGGILSFERKFGDHQVNAIAGVNRETIDNDKFSAYRRYFLSNAIDYLFAGGEQEKNNDGTAWKRARLNYFGRFGYNYKSKYIAEFLWRYDGSYMFPESERFGFFPGAMAGWVVSEESFWKENISAINYFKIRASYGQMGNDNIYWEDKLQEYQYFSTYSFGTYIVDDKLAKTLFESRVPNEMVTWEVANNYNLGFDFQFFQGKLNFEFDIFKNRRNSILWRKNASVPQSTGMTLPAENIGKVDNKGWEFNLGYKGKVGEFGYSVGVNGGYAKNKIIFWDEAPGAPEWQRSTGKPIKTDIYYIYDGVFRDMDDIAANKLDYSAITKTLRPGDMKYRDYNGDGKITPDDKVRRDKNSDPTFQGGFNFSLTYKDFDLSVLFQGATGGEIRVGTDESGAIGNFLEEFYDKRWSITNPSSVHPRLTDRSNQYYSYNNTYWMRSTDYLRLKNVELGYNLPSTICDKIGIGSLRVYANGMNLITWSKIKMYDPEAVNALGQYYPQARLINAGVLLSF is encoded by the coding sequence ATGATTAATTGCCATTTTTTCTCGAATCAATGGAAGAATGCTTTTTGGACGGGGTCACTGTGCTCATTGGTCGCACTTAGCCCTAACATTGGCCATGCTGAAGCTTTTGCAGCTTACGGTATGTTCTTTCAGCAAGAAGTAAGCGTTACGGGTATCGTGCGCGATGAATCAGGTACACCGATTGCAGGTGTTACCGTATCTGTAAACGGTACAACTCTGGCTACCAAAACCGACAGTGAGGGACGTTATAAGCTGGAAAAAGTTCCTTCTGCTGGAACCCTCAATTTCAGGATGGTGGGTAAACAAGCTATGGATGAACCCGTGAATGGTCGCCGCACTATCGATGTTAGGTTATTGAGTTCTCAATCCAGTCTCGATGAGGTTATCGTGGTCGGCTATGGAAAGCAACGGAAAGAGACTGTTACTGGAGCTGTGGCGACGGTTAAAGGCAGTGATCTCGCCCAGTCGCCAGCCTTGAATGTTTCGAATGCGATGACAGGAAGAATTCCGGGCGTAATCGCGACCAACGGAAGTGCTGAACCTGGCAACGACGGGTCCACCATTAAAATCCGGGGAACGAATACCTTGGGGAATAGTAGTCCGCTAGTAGTCATTGATGGGGTACCTGCCCGTGAAGGCGGTATTGAACGGCTGAATCCACGTGATATCGAAAATATCTCTGTTCTTAAGGACGCTTCCGCCGCAATCTACGGCGCACGTGCGGCAAACGGCGTTATCCTCGTGACTACAAAACGCGGAAAAACAGGAAAACCTCAATTTTCGTATACGTTTAATCAGGGGTATTCGCAGCCAACCGTCATTCCTAAACTTACTGATGCAGTCCAGTTTGCCGAAATCCGTAATGAACTCGAAATATACAATCTGCCTGTTGATGAATGGTCTGCCGCGCTGACGGCGCTAAATAGCAGTGGCTCCTATACAAAAAAAGACGGAACAGTTCTTGGTGCCCCTTTTAAGCCAGAAGATGTACAGAAATACAGAGATGGTTCGGATCCTTGGGGTCATCCCAATACGGACTGGTATAAATCTACACTGAAGGACTGGTCGCCTCAACAACGTCACAATCTGCAGGTAAATGGTGGTACAGAAGATGTGAAGTATCTGTTGTCGCTGGGTTATCAAAACCAAGATGCGTATTATAAAAATTCAGCTACGGGCTATAAACAATATGACCTGCGGATTAACTTGGATGCCAATATCAGCCAGTATATCAAAACGCAGTTTGGTGTGCTCGGCAGACAGGAAAACCGTAATTTCCCAACCAAGAGCGCTGGTACGATTTTCAGGATGCTCATGCGCGGAAATCCCACCCAACCCGCCTTCTGGCCAAATGGCAAACCGGGACCTGATATTGAGAACGGCGAGAATCCGGTCGTCATTACAACCAACGCTACAGGTTACGACCGCGACAAACGTTATTATTTTCAAACCAATGGACAAGTCGACATCACCAATCCTTGGGTAGAAGGACTCAAACTGACGTTAAACGCATCGGTAGATAAATATGTGAAGAATCAGAAAACTTGGGTGACACCCTGGACATTGTATTCTTGGTCGGGGGGATATGAAGCCGACGGCAAGACGCCATTGCTCCAGCCAGGGCGTCGTGGTCCCGCTGACCCGAATTTGAATCAGAGCAATGAAGATCAGTTGAACATTCTTCTAGGAGGTATCTTAAGCTTTGAGCGTAAATTTGGTGATCATCAGGTAAATGCAATCGCTGGTGTCAATAGAGAAACCATAGACAATGATAAATTTAGTGCATACCGGCGTTACTTTTTGTCAAACGCTATCGATTATTTATTCGCAGGCGGTGAGCAGGAGAAAAATAACGACGGAACCGCTTGGAAAAGAGCTAGATTGAACTATTTCGGCCGTTTCGGTTACAATTATAAAAGCAAGTACATCGCTGAATTTTTATGGCGTTATGATGGCTCTTATATGTTCCCTGAAAGCGAGCGATTTGGGTTTTTCCCAGGAGCAATGGCAGGGTGGGTAGTTTCTGAGGAGAGCTTTTGGAAAGAGAATATTTCGGCCATCAATTACTTTAAGATCCGGGCCTCCTATGGACAGATGGGGAATGATAACATCTATTGGGAGGATAAATTACAAGAGTACCAGTACTTCTCCACTTATTCATTTGGAACTTATATCGTAGACGACAAGTTAGCCAAAACACTGTTTGAAAGCCGGGTGCCAAATGAGATGGTCACTTGGGAGGTAGCTAACAACTATAATTTAGGTTTTGATTTTCAATTTTTCCAAGGAAAGCTGAATTTTGAATTTGATATTTTTAAAAACCGTCGGAATTCGATTTTGTGGCGGAAAAATGCTTCTGTACCCCAGAGTACAGGGATGACGCTTCCTGCGGAAAATATTGGCAAGGTCGATAACAAAGGATGGGAATTTAATCTCGGGTATAAAGGTAAAGTGGGCGAATTCGGATATTCTGTTGGAGTGAATGGAGGTTATGCTAAAAATAAGATTATCTTCTGGGATGAGGCACCGGGCGCTCCGGAGTGGCAGCGAAGCACAGGTAAGCCGATCAAAACGGATATTTATTATATCTACGATGGGGTATTCCGAGATATGGACGATATTGCAGCAAATAAACTTGATTACAGCGCGATCACCAAAACGCTGCGTCCTGGTGATATGAAATATAGAGATTATAATGGGGATGGTAAAATAACGCCGGACGACAAAGTTAGACGAGACAAAAATAGCGATCCGACATTTCAAGGCGGATTCAATTTTAGTCTGACCTATAAAGACTTTGATTTATCCGTGCTCTTCCAAGGTGCAACTGGTGGGGAAATCCGCGTGGGCACAGATGAATCGGGCGCAATCGGCAATTTTTTGGAGGAATTTTATGATAAGCGCTGGAGCATTACCAATCCAAGTAGCGTTCACCCACGCTTGACTGACCGCAGTAACCAATATTATTCGTATAACAACACATATTGGATGCGCAGTACAGATTACTTACGTCTGAAGAACGTAGAGCTCGGTTATAATCTGCCTTCGACGATCTGCGATAAGATCGGCATAGGCTCATTGCGTGTCTATGCCAATGGTATGAATCTCATCACCTGGAGCAAGATAAAAATGTACGATCCCGAAGCAGTTAATGCGCTAGGGCAATACTATCCGCAGGCGAGATTAATTAATGCCGGAGTCTTGTTGTCGTTTTAA
- a CDS encoding RagB/SusD family nutrient uptake outer membrane protein, whose amino-acid sequence MKKIVNTSLIILALSSGLQSCNDDFVSTKPLSEVPQELVWSDAGLSEAFVVEIYNGFGVGGFYEQQMASMTDEALFTHPNRGINTVTESRSNPADQGYVMDTYEYGRMYVRIRATNIAISNLKEARFDQTRANKLLGEAYFLRGYYYQQLLRFYGGIPVDNKVYTLNDKDFMVPRNSYEQCVNAIVNDLDSAALLLKGVQVPKGRAGETAALALKARVLLYAASDLHDANKAGAKSALLKGYEKPEYLMYTSGSQMTRWTKAKEAARAILDHAEFAYKLDLTSPATANEGTANYMALSLGGGSKMADAAAAKDIILGRFFVDEKDERGGWVGRDNGPNGYHNWAGNTPIQLLVDDYEMLSGQKFDWANPIMAANPYQNRDPRLKATILYDGAEWKPRTADVAQRDPNNQIQTGQYEIINGEGQKTIHFGLDTRKSPIEDWNGSRTGYYMRKFIDPDPAQEDQNTRQRIPWPMLRYTEAVLNYVEACIELGEEEEARTWLNKIRFRAGMPAITETGQALKNRYRNERRIELAYEEHRFFDARRWMIAEETLGRKANIINITGTLKDNKKVTLYKYDPNSYSYKYVVSNIDPGIENRAWNDKMYFTSLHRDEINRNTKLIQNPGY is encoded by the coding sequence ATGAAAAAAATTGTAAATACTTCACTAATTATACTCGCATTGTCGTCAGGCCTGCAGTCCTGTAACGATGATTTTGTTAGCACTAAGCCACTGAGCGAGGTTCCCCAGGAACTGGTTTGGTCGGATGCAGGTTTATCTGAGGCCTTCGTCGTTGAAATATATAATGGTTTTGGTGTTGGTGGTTTCTACGAGCAACAGATGGCTTCAATGACCGATGAAGCGCTCTTCACGCACCCGAACCGCGGTATAAACACTGTTACAGAGTCTCGGTCCAACCCGGCCGATCAGGGGTATGTTATGGATACCTACGAATATGGACGCATGTATGTACGTATTCGTGCCACCAATATTGCCATCTCCAATTTAAAAGAGGCGAGATTTGATCAGACAAGGGCCAATAAGCTTCTGGGAGAGGCATATTTTCTACGAGGATATTACTATCAGCAGCTTTTGCGCTTTTATGGAGGTATTCCAGTCGATAACAAGGTCTATACACTTAACGACAAAGACTTTATGGTGCCACGGAATAGTTACGAACAATGCGTGAATGCGATAGTCAATGACCTTGACAGTGCTGCTTTACTCCTCAAAGGTGTCCAAGTGCCCAAGGGCCGTGCGGGAGAAACCGCTGCATTGGCGCTGAAAGCGCGCGTGCTTCTCTATGCGGCCAGTGATCTACATGACGCAAACAAAGCCGGTGCAAAGTCCGCGCTGCTGAAAGGCTACGAAAAACCTGAATATCTCATGTATACCAGCGGCAGCCAGATGACGCGTTGGACCAAGGCAAAAGAAGCAGCCAGAGCGATATTGGATCATGCAGAATTTGCTTACAAACTGGACTTGACTAGTCCTGCAACGGCAAATGAGGGTACTGCAAACTATATGGCTCTGTCTCTGGGAGGCGGAAGCAAAATGGCAGACGCGGCTGCCGCCAAAGACATTATTCTAGGTAGATTTTTTGTTGACGAAAAAGATGAACGTGGGGGATGGGTAGGAAGAGATAATGGGCCTAACGGATACCACAATTGGGCCGGAAATACGCCAATCCAACTGTTGGTGGATGACTATGAAATGCTTAGCGGGCAGAAATTTGACTGGGCAAATCCGATCATGGCGGCCAATCCGTACCAAAATCGTGACCCCAGACTCAAAGCCACGATTTTATATGATGGTGCGGAGTGGAAGCCCCGTACAGCGGATGTAGCGCAGCGGGATCCCAACAATCAAATACAGACAGGACAATACGAGATTATCAATGGCGAGGGGCAGAAGACGATTCATTTTGGATTAGATACCCGTAAAAGTCCAATTGAAGATTGGAATGGTTCTAGAACCGGCTATTATATGCGGAAGTTTATCGATCCCGATCCAGCGCAAGAAGATCAGAACACAAGGCAACGTATTCCTTGGCCTATGTTGCGTTACACAGAGGCTGTATTGAACTACGTGGAAGCATGCATCGAGCTCGGTGAGGAGGAGGAAGCGAGAACCTGGCTAAACAAAATTCGCTTCAGGGCAGGTATGCCAGCGATTACTGAGACAGGACAAGCCCTCAAAAACCGGTATAGAAATGAGCGTCGGATCGAGCTTGCCTATGAAGAACATCGCTTTTTTGATGCAAGACGATGGATGATTGCCGAGGAGACACTTGGTCGCAAAGCAAACATCATCAATATTACGGGTACATTAAAAGACAATAAGAAAGTCACTTTATATAAATACGATCCTAACAGCTATAGTTATAAATACGTTGTATCAAACATTGATCCGGGGATCGAAAATCGGGCTTGGAACGACAAGATGTATTTTACGTCATTACATCGTGACGAAATCAACCGGAATACGAAGTTAATCCAAAACCCCGGATATTAG
- a CDS encoding MFS transporter, whose protein sequence is MKTQSLTSGSAWNSSETVYPILFAISISHLLNDLIQSVIPAVYPLLKSNYALNFTQIGIITLVFQLTASILQPFVGLYTDKKPTPRSLAIGMLFSLAGLICISFASNFFYILLSVSLIGMGSSIFHPEASRVAHLASGGKKGLAQSIFQVGGNAGGAIGPLLVALIVIPFGQQYIGVFGVLAIIAVLILMYVGSWYQIHLQPKDNLAVSDARKPSLSKTKVMFALVVLLVLIFSKYFYMASMTSYFTFYLINKFHVSVQESQVYLFIFLASVAAGTIMGGPLGDRYGRKLIIWISILGAAPFTLLLPHVGLELTILLAILIGLIISSAFSAILVYATELIPGKVGMIAGLFFGLAFGMGGIGSAVLGWLADRTSIEHVFNICAYLPLIGIVTGLLPNVKKNIL, encoded by the coding sequence ATGAAAACACAATCTTTAACTTCCGGTAGCGCTTGGAACAGTTCCGAAACAGTCTACCCAATTCTATTTGCGATTAGCATTTCGCATCTGCTTAACGACTTGATACAATCGGTAATACCGGCGGTATACCCATTATTGAAGTCGAACTATGCGCTCAATTTTACGCAGATCGGTATTATTACTTTAGTTTTTCAGTTAACAGCATCTATTTTACAGCCTTTTGTCGGCTTATATACGGATAAAAAACCGACCCCCCGATCACTGGCGATAGGCATGTTATTCTCCCTGGCTGGATTAATCTGTATTTCCTTTGCATCTAATTTCTTTTACATCTTATTGTCAGTGAGCCTTATTGGCATGGGCTCTTCTATTTTCCATCCGGAAGCATCACGGGTAGCTCATTTAGCTTCGGGGGGAAAAAAAGGTCTTGCGCAATCAATTTTCCAGGTTGGTGGCAATGCCGGTGGTGCTATAGGTCCTTTATTAGTCGCACTGATTGTGATTCCTTTTGGTCAACAGTATATAGGGGTATTTGGCGTGCTGGCAATTATCGCAGTTCTGATCTTAATGTATGTAGGTAGCTGGTATCAAATACATCTGCAACCCAAAGATAACCTCGCTGTTTCGGATGCACGCAAACCAAGCCTTTCAAAGACCAAAGTAATGTTTGCGTTAGTCGTTCTCCTGGTTTTGATTTTCTCGAAGTATTTCTACATGGCTTCAATGACGAGTTATTTCACTTTCTATTTGATCAATAAATTCCATGTATCGGTACAGGAGTCACAAGTTTACCTATTTATATTTCTTGCATCGGTGGCTGCAGGGACCATCATGGGAGGGCCATTGGGAGATCGCTATGGACGTAAACTCATTATCTGGATCTCTATCCTCGGAGCTGCGCCCTTTACGCTCTTATTACCGCATGTAGGGTTGGAATTGACAATTCTGCTAGCTATTTTAATTGGACTGATCATCTCGTCAGCTTTTTCAGCTATTTTAGTATATGCCACCGAACTCATTCCAGGAAAAGTAGGAATGATTGCTGGCCTCTTTTTTGGTCTGGCATTTGGTATGGGAGGCATCGGCTCGGCTGTATTAGGCTGGCTGGCAGACCGCACATCCATAGAACACGTATTCAACATCTGTGCCTACCTACCCTTGATCGGCATTGTCACGGGACTGCTTCCGAATGTGAAGAAAAACATTCTGTAA